ATTAGTTAGAGGAGTTAGAGGAGTTACAGAAGAGCTACATCCAATTATCACATTAGTTACCAGAAAAGTAAATCCCGTGACTAGCAAGTGAATTGAACAGAAAATAGAGTCCCAAGCTATCAAAGTCCAAAAAAGAAGTGCACTCTTTGTTTCAGACAAATAGATGTGAAGATACTGAACAGAGCGATAAAAGAATCATTCTGAATAGAACTTAATGAACAGAACTTAAGATCTTCAACTGTATTGAAATAAGATCAGAAAATATAGCTCAATTTGGTTCCAGTTTAGAAATTGCCAAATAGATGGAGAAAATATTATTTCGTGCAATGCCATATGTAATTTTCCACTTCCAAGATATAAAAAAGTGTATTCGGATCAGTTGAATTCAAGCCTAACCTGGGTTGGAAATAGTATGAGAACTGTAAGATTGGACAAtgtttatcttcattcattcaTCCCTACGTTTTCTTGGTAACCAAACACATATTTCGACCAATCAAAATAATGGATTATatagaaataagaaagagaaagggcGACTAACAGAAACGAGGGTGTGAAGAACAGAACGCAGAGTCTTCTCCATGTGCAATCGGTTCCTCTCGAACTTGTTGAGCGCAAACTCTCTCTCCATCCTCAGGAAATTGCACTCTGCCCTTAGAATCTCCGCCTGGAACATCCACTTCTCCTCCGCAAAACCACCGTCGCCGTCTTCACACTCTCCGGcgactctctctctcctctcgcCATCATCATCACCTTCGCCCGAGTTCAGCAACACAACAGGAACACTACTACTCGAGAACGTCCGCTCTTGATCGAACAGAGCATCAAGCCTTCCCCTATAGTTATCAGCGGCGACGGGTGGCTTTGGGGCGGCCTTTCTGGGCTGTTTCCGGCGAGTCCGCCGTGGCAAGTTGAGTATCTTAGGGCTCGGAGGTGGCTGCGGGGTTGGATGCCACTTCGGCCTCCTAATTGCGGGGGCTGTTGACGACATCTTCGCCGTTAAAATCTGTTTTTTTTCTGAATTCTGATACACAAAAGACACGAAAATGGATAGAATGGCTTGAAAGGTAGGTTTTCCTCTCCCTTCCTTATTCTCTTCTGGTCGATTTTGAATTCAACGGTacagaatagagagagagagagagagaggatatatatataatagaaaatatatatatacacacacacgtaGGCGTGCGAGGCGCCTCGTTTTCTGGAAGAACGGAGATTTGAAATGCAATGAGCCTTACTATTTGATATTTCCCCCTCCTTGGAACTTTAAttccttaaaaatattttcccacTTTTAAGTCGCAGaaattggggaagaagaagaagacgaagaagaagacgaagacgagCTTGGCTTACCAATCACCAAATTTACCATTAATCAAAGCGGCGAACCAATGCCATCTCTCAACTGAAGGATTCTCTTTCTTCGACTTTTGTtgcaagaaagaagaagcatgTGAAGGAAATTTACAACGAAGGAGCCAAAGTCGGAAATTTACAACAAAGGAGCCAAAGTCACACGCGGAACAACGCGAGGTGTCTGAGCGCCATTATTAAGTTTGCCCTACCTTTGGCAATAGTTTAATAGTAATAATGCGTGCCGTGGAGGCAGCGGAGTTGAGATTCGATATCGTTTTCCGATATCAAATGTCGTTGGTGCGGTGTCGCATACATGCTTCTTTCTGCGCTCTGCTACTGGCAACTGCTCCTCCTCCGACTCGCAGGACACTTGtgattctctctctcgatcttcgTGTTTGCTTTCTCTGCCACATTTAATACTTGTGCTTTTCCATTTCTGtacagcgagagagagagaaagagagagaagggcaTTGACTCTGTATGTAACTCTCACAATGATTAGTTAATGGACCTCCATTTTTGAACTAAGCAAGCTTTCGAGTGGCCGTACGTTTGCCGGAAATGGGAGTTTTATGTGCATTGTATATTGAATAATATTAGGAGGTGTTATCTCTTAtatgatattttcttattaaaaaaaataaaaaatttacgtgacatttatctcttttatttaatattttttttaataaagatgtgacacataattaataacattatcattaatcataaattatataattttaattttttattaaaaaataattattacatcgTTTATATAAGAACTTAATAGATAAAGGGTTcttttcaattattaaaaaatgatacttagtttttcaactcaaataattttttgtcatCTTAAATTATTTGGTTAATTATTAACGGTaacgaataaaattaaatttctctaacatatcatattaatttatacatatcACATTAAATCTTAACACATCATCTCTTATGATTAAATTAACCAAACACATTATctcttataattaaattaacctaAATTCTTGGTAAGacttacaaattttaattatggcGGTGACAATAGTTAGAGATAGTCAATGTCAACAAAGAGTTGATAGAGACAAGTTACAAAAAAATCTAGTAATAGATTTGAAAGGGTGGTGGTGATAGGTGAAAGGCATAAACATGTAGAGCCACGGTTTGAGAATATGAGTGCAAATGAGCCGAACGAGCCCTAAGTTCTTAAGCTTAGGCTCGAGCGAGCCCCAACTTGAACTTAGGCTCGAACTCGAGCTCGAActaaaatttatcaaagttttatttaaaaaatctaataaactaatgtataaaaaaatcaaatattaatatgataatcaacaaatataccTAAATGAACCCAAcctaataatcaacaaatataatatcgatatgataattaaataataataattttataaattataataagcataatatcatttaccatataaaaagataatcaaattacttgtctagttatttttaaaatacaaatataatcaaaattacagcataataaagatattttcaattcaacttcaaattaACTACTCCAAATATCGACCTACAATttgaaattgtaatattaatcagtaatcataattatatatcaaatcacatatattAACCTACAAAATATCAACACATCAAAAACTTCCAAGAATCACATATCTTATTTTGTTTCATATGATAAAAGAATCTCAatgatgttattatatatataaaatataaaaattaataatttttaccaatATCAATTAACAAAATGCTCACGAGCCTATAAGCGAGTTAGCTCGCAAGCCTTTATTCGAGACAACTCACAAGCATATAATTGAGCCAATTTATGAGTCTCTATTTGAGCCAACTCGCGAGCTAATGAGCCGAACTTTACTGAGTTCAAACTTAACTCGTTTATAAATCGAGCTTCAAAATTATGCTCAAGCTTGTCTCATTTACCTTAATGAACGAACTCGAACAAATTTTTATCGAGTTGAATACTAAACCGGGCCCGAATAGCTCAGCTCATTTGCATTCGTATTTGAGAGttttacatttctttttttttttttaattttcaatcttctTCACTTAAAATTTGCTTACTAGTTTATCTTTGGTCATTTTCATATACTTGTATCGAGCATATAATTCATGCTTTAATAGATACTAACGTCAAGAACTtagataacaaaataaaaattacttcaGTAGTGATTATCTCTTAGAATAAACTCAAGATTACTTAAATAGTGATTTATCTCTTATGACAAATATAAGgtcatgaatttaaatataatcacatttagaatattttatattatttattatgtataaaaaatgaagaaaagaaaacgaGGAGACTGCCAAATTTTCTTacttcctcttttctttgtaaTGTTGTATGCGCAGAATCTTTCTtctcataatttaaaaaatcgtTTTCTATCGTTGACTTACATTTGATGAATTGATTCGAAATTTACCTTCATTGTgtagttttcttattttattcagaTCAAATCATAAGGGTGGTTCCATAACCATTGTCAAATGGGTTCCAAAGGGTTTTGGAACCCACCTTCGGAGGCTTACCCACAATTGATGGCAACCATTGTTGGATGTGGATcaactttttttaattaatattaaattaaaataattttgattaatctAATAGAATTAGTAATAGATgagatatttttgttaaaaaaattaaataagaacaATTAAGAAACATACTTCCAAACCACAAGGAAAATCCAATAACTCAAATAATAAGTCATGCAAGATATATTGTGACACCTCCTTGTCAAGCATTTGAGAAAATGGTGGTAGGACACTAGTGGGaagttttttaatttgtttgagggtatatttttctttttcctattaACATCAACCTTTTAACATGTTTAAAACAATTAATCTATAAATTAATCACCAGCTTTTAAGTCTACCCAAATACCTCTTGGTGTACTTTAAACTTGAATTTGAAGACAAtgaactttcaaaaattcatttttattgagtccctatttgttttaaaaaaaaactagtaaTTGAAAAGAAACCCTAATTCATTCTCAATATACATAATACATTTGTGTGCGCACgtgtatataattaaatatagaaTTATTTCATATCCATGTATAAGAAGACATCTAAATTCGAACTTCTTTCATATCTATGTATAAGAAGACACCTAAATCCGAGCTACGAGACCCCCGCAACGGAGGGCATACCAAGAAGACACTTACAAACGTTTTGAACCATCACAAAAGAGAGTAAAACCATGGTTTATGCAAGTTTCTTTCCCTAATGGAGAGTGAAGAATGCTCAACTAAAATTCTTAGATAATATTATCTCAAGCAGACAGATGTTATTGAAACTAGATAAGCTAGCATTGCACTCTACACAACAAGATAGGTGCCATCTTGGTCTGTCCTGAAAACTTAGCAATCGAGAAGCCCCTTGTCCTTCAAGCTTTCAATCGTTTCCTTGATGCCCTGCTCAAGGGGCATGAAATCAATGCCAATGCTTTTCGCCTTCTCCTTGGATGCCAGGTAAATTGGCATAAATGGCTTGTCGTCCTCGCACCTGAAAAGATGTCACAGAAGTGAGGCCCAGAAGAAATTTACCACTCACAAAACTAGCAAATTTCCAAACCAATCTTGATTTGAGCTTAATGAGGATGAATTTTGGTAGAAACGACAAGGTTGCTTCTTTATGACTTGGAAGTCAGTTTCAAGCAGTGGAACAGTTTTTTTGTAAAGCAAGAGTAAAATTGCATGAAtattaaaaagaagaagaagaagaagaagaagaagaagcacccTCGCAGAGTGGAGACTGGGGGGTGCTCTTTTGTCAAAGGGTTAAATTCATTGAATAGATGATTCTACTGCATCTCCAAGATAAAAACACAAAGTTTCAGACACCATTTCATCTCTCACAGAAGCAGAGCAATTATTAGGATCATGggcaaaataaaatttgtaagaaGGTTGCATgcagagaaaaaataaatgttgaaaataatCTGCATaactgaaaacaacaaagactAACATGAATGAGGATGATGCAGAATAAAGGCAATATGAAAAGGTAATGTTGTTgcatttccctttctttttgggGGCTAATTTGATGTTGTTGATTACCATACAAAATGTTGAGAAAAGCAATATTTTGAAACGTCTTTTCCGAACTTAAattcttctaatattttatgcaaagattaatattattttttttttttttttgggggtgggggggggggggggggggcaatgAGGGAATTGgatttgtgtatgtgtgtgttgtgggGGTCCATGTCCCTGGCTACCTAGTTACAAATAAATCTCACTTAACTCTTGATAAATCTCAATCTAATTCCTTCATAATCTACTGCATCATGAAACAGTTtgtaatttttcctttaaaGCTGCATTTTAATTCATTGTGTGAATTTAGCCCAATCTTTGGAATCAAGAATTTAGGTTTGTTGAGACAGAACCACATTAACTTGTGTCCACTTTCACTTGATTGTGTATGATCCAATCCCACTGGTCTTCTATACACTTCCTTATACAACTCCGTATTGATGCTTCTTAGGATCAGAAGGTTGTGAACTGTTTGAGAAATGAACCTACATGCATTGCAATATTGGTTCAGATTGATGATTCATAGCTACAGATACATACTTTCAAAGCTATATATTTCCACTCTTTCACATAAACTGATGCACAGATATAGAACATCTTCAACTTTTAATAACCAAGTTTATGTAACAATGATATGCTTCTCTTTCCAAATGTTCCCAAGATTTCTAGAGTTCTTTTCCTCATTATCCTTTATGTACTCAAAATGCTTCCATTTCTAAGCTAACTGAAATAACACAAAGGAATGAAGTCAGATCCTTGCACTTACTTTTCTGGAAGTCGAAAATCAGGAAAAAGCTTCCTCATTATGTCCACAATTTCAGACAAGTGTGCAACTCTCTCAGTCAAAAAATATCTTCCACTAGCTGAAGGTATCTCGAATGCTTGAATATGTGCATTAACAGCATCTTTAATGTTAACCCATCCAAAGGAAAAATTTCGAAATGATTCACCTGCATTACAAGGACAAAATAGGGCCTCTGATTCCCTGAAAAGCAgcttaacaaaaaattatgataaCTTGACTaaactaactcaattgagacaGTGAGATTCTCAGTGACTACTATTAATTCGTAAACAAACTGAATATATCATAGGACTTCTCGGACCACATTTGGGTCATTGAAGTCTGAAGAACTGCCAACTTCTGTAcacagaaaaataaataagtttagCTAAAGATCACGTACCATTTATTAACTTCATAATTTCAGTTGCACCAACATTAAGGGCTGGCCGCAATAGAGGACCAATACATACTGCAGGGTTCATTACAACCATGTCAATACCCTTCTCTTTGGCAAACTTCCAAGCAGCATCCTCCGCTAAAGTCTTTGCAAGTGGATACCAAACCTAGCAGAAAAAGTCAACACAAACCAAAATAGGAAGGAAAGT
This genomic stretch from Diospyros lotus cultivar Yz01 chromosome 1, ASM1463336v1, whole genome shotgun sequence harbors:
- the LOC127803826 gene encoding phenylacetaldehyde reductase-like isoform X1, yielding MTIRRGGGGRTTVVCVTGASGYVASWLVKLLLLRGFTVRASVRDPSDLNKTKHLLALDGAKERLHLFKADILEEGSFDTEIDGCEGVFHTASPCNLYVTEENARAELIDPAIKGTINVLASCARVTSVRRVVLTSSSSAVIYNGWPRTPDVVVDETWYSTPDVCEKLKVWYPLAKTLAEDAAWKFAKEKGIDMVVMNPAVCIGPLLRPALNVGATEIMKLINGESFRNFSFGWVNIKDAVNAHIQAFEIPSASGRYFLTERVAHLSEIVDIMRKLFPDFRLPEKFISQTVHNLLILRSINTELYKEVYRRPVGLDHTQSSESGHKLMWCEDDKPFMPIYLASKEKAKSIGIDFMPLEQGIKETIESLKDKGLLDC
- the LOC127803826 gene encoding phenylacetaldehyde reductase-like isoform X3, which produces MTIRRGGGGRTTVVCVTGASGYVASWLVKLLLLRGFTVRASVRDPSDLNKTKHLLALDGAKERLHLFKADILEEGSFDTEIDGCEGVFHTASPCNLYVTEENARAELIDPAIKGTINVLASCARVTSVRRVVLTSSSSAVIYNGWPRTPDVVVDETWYSTPDVCEKLKVWYPLAKTLAEDAAWKFAKEKGIDMVVMNPAVCIGPLLRPALNVGATEIMKLINGESFRNFSFGWVNIKDAVNAHIQAFEIPSASGRYFLTERVAHLSEIVDIMRKLFPDFRLPEKFISQTVHNLLILRSINTELYKEVYRRPVGLDHTQSSESGHKCEDDKPFMPIYLASKEKAKSIGIDFMPLEQGIKETIESLKDKGLLDC
- the LOC127803826 gene encoding phenylacetaldehyde reductase-like isoform X2, whose amino-acid sequence is MTSGAGGKTVVCVTGASGYVASWLVKLLLLRGYTVRASVRDPSDLNKTKHLLALDGAKERLHLFKADILEEGSFDTEIDGCEGVFHTASPCNLYVTEENARAELIDPAIKGTINVLASCARVTSVRRVVLTSSSSAVIYNGWPRTPDVVVDETWYSTPDVCEKLKVWYPLAKTLAEDAAWKFAKEKGIDMVVMNPAVCIGPLLRPALNVGATEIMKLINGESFRNFSFGWVNIKDAVNAHIQAFEIPSASGRYFLTERVAHLSEIVDIMRKLFPDFRLPEKFISQTVHNLLILRSINTELYKEVYRRPVGLDHTQSSESGHKLMWCEDDKPFMPIYLASKEKAKSIGIDFMPLEQGIKETIESLKDKGLLDC
- the LOC127803826 gene encoding phenylacetaldehyde reductase-like isoform X5: MTSGAGGKTVVCVTGASGYVASWLVKLLLLRGYTVRASVRDPSDLNKTKHLLALDGAKERLHLFKADILEEGSFDTEIDGCEGVFHTASPCNLYVTEENARAELIDPAIKGTINVLASCARVTSVRRVVLTSSSSAVIYNGWPRTPDVVVDETWYSTPDVCEKLKVWYPLAKTLAEDAAWKFAKEKGIDMVVMNPAVCIGPLLRPALNVGATEIMKLINGESFRNFSFGWVNIKDAVNAHIQAFEIPSASGRYFLTERVAHLSEIVDIMRKLFPDFRLPEKCEDDKPFMPIYLASKEKAKSIGIDFMPLEQGIKETIESLKDKGLLDC